A stretch of DNA from Lotus japonicus ecotype B-129 chromosome 4, LjGifu_v1.2:
CAATGCAATTCCTCAACGGGCCAAACGAACCAATGCAATTCCTCAACGAGACCAAACTAACCAATGCAATCCCTCAAGGGGCTGAATGAAATAATGCAAACCCTCATGGGGCCAAACAAACTACTGCAGTCCCTCAAGGGGTCAAACGAACTAATGCAATTCCTCAAGGAGCCAAACGAACTACTGCACTCCCTTAAAGGGTCAaactaacaaaacaaaaaaaagagaataacCAATCATATCACTGCCAATTGCAATGATATGCCAAaggggagggagaagaatcataCCAATAACTGAAATTCACACACCAATAAACCATCCAATGCAAAACCAAATCTTAACTTCAACCGAACCAATATATCTCAACTCCAAAATCGCAACAGTCTCATGTGCCAACACCTTCTTTGAATCAACCAGGACAAAACCTTTCAAATGGCAAGACTTCATAACAAATTCCAAAGTAGCAAATGGAAGCATCAATATATATCTTTTACAATAACCTTAATGTCAATTCCTTATTAAATCTATCAAACCTTCTAACGCTGGGTCAATCTAATGCGTTGCAAATCAAATTCTTCAACCCGTAAACCAAATCACGTGCAAATCAAATTCTTCAATCCAAGGTAAGCCAAATCACGTTGACGGGGTGGCATAAGAGGTGTTGCAAAGCCTCACAAAATCAAAATTCCAATAACATAATAGATGGATCTATAAATAATTAGTGTTATGCACCAACctagctcttgataccatgttaacAATAGTAACACAAAGAAAGAAGGGAgacagagaagagagaaagcggAAGCTGCTATAGAATTACATTGCAAAATTAGGGTTACAATATAGAGTTACAGAACAAATATAAATAGGTAAATACTAAAATGCTAAAAGACTAAGCTACCCTTAAacctaaataatataataaaccTATATTATCTAACAAATTCAAATTCCTGAATAATATCTCTTTACAAAAGTTACGCTTTCTAGTCTATTCATTTGATTGACCGATGCACACCACTTATAGCACAACTTTATTTAAGAGAACAACCAACCGCTATGAAACAAAATGCATTTAGAATGAGAACAAAAAGTTCTCCAATGACCTAATATTCTGCATACAACTCATTtaggaatcagcaacattttCAACATATTAACACTTGGTATGAATCAAGCATATTCAGTTTAGTAATTAAACTTGTAGGTAAGTATCATATTTCCCTCAATAATTTCCGCATTATTaactgaaaaaaattcaatCAATCACTCTAAGTTGAGTATAACTTTTCTGATTTGGTGGTGATTATATTCATGTTTCGTATCTGGTGGTGCATATGAATACACTCTACGCCCAAGTTACCAAGTGTGAAGTGTGTacgaaaaagaaacagagtttgagTTAGAGAATATGTGTTGCTTAGTGTGTGTTACATTCATATAGGCAGAGGTTTGAGCATCCCATATTCCTTCAACATCATCTGAATTCCTAGTTACATTGTGGTTCGCGATGAGCCATTGGATCTTCTGGGTCGATCGCCATTCTTGCGGGTGGATAGGGGGTGGATATGAGTTATGTTGCTTTCTCTGCTTATCCTCAAGCAAGGTGTTTAGCATCGAGCAATAGGTTGTTGAACTTGTGGGATTTAAGCAAGAAAGACGTTGGGAGAAATGAAGGTACCTCGACGGTAGCAATCATAAGTCGACGGTCTAAGTTAAATACCGATGTTGGTTCcaggggcggatccagaccGTATATATCAATGTgactaaacataaaagaaattatagactaaaatatattgaaaatatttttttttcaaaaaagagaaatattataaataaaatcaTAAGAGAAAATTTCTCATGAAAATAGAAGAGTTTACAGTTTAAGGGTGATTAGATGACAAACACCATCTGTCACAAAGTGATCTCCCCTGTATTTAGAGACATTCTTAAACAAAAAACATGGCAAACAAAATGCTAGGTCCTTAGATTCACTATAATCAATCGAATCAtacaaatcaaacaaatttaataataaattatgaacTATGTAATAGATTAACACAGTCTAAAATTATATACAAGGTATCCGCAAATAACAATCTTATTTACTCTCATTCTTGTCATCTATATTTCTGACTTCATGACTATTACTATGTATTAAGAGTTACCTCTAATAATATACAATTAAAAAAACTGGTGTGGCTAAAGCCACACCTAGCCTTAACATGGATCCGCCCATGGTTGGTTCCAATGTTTGGATGGCTAAGCATGGATGTGAGGGTTTGATGAATAGTCTAAGCGTTGTACGCCGAGGTTGTTCAATACAAGTCGGTCGTCACACATTCGTAGGTGGTGGAGGTGTGTGATGCACACACCAGAATAGTTGCCCCATAGATCTAGCCTTCATTTTTGCGCTCTATTTATTTGTGGTAACTTTGGCGAGAGAGAATAGACAGAAAAATACCCGAGAGATGGTGTTTTCATCTTCGTTTGATTGCTTTAATTTACTGTAAGAAAGTTATGACTCCAAAAAGTTATGCGAGGCACCTTTTTACAATCTCTCCATTTTGGGGAGAAACTCACTATTGgtgagttttgtttttttatactcttacaaataaataataaagtaaaaggttaagcatcatattagtccatgtctttgtgtcgtcgtctgatctaggtccctcatcggaaaaattattgaaaaaggtCCTCTTGTTTGTAAATTGTCTGGGGCAGATCCTCgtcggagcccggagctccggcgagtgatgatttggatcGCTGACTAGGATAGATATGCTTacgtggattttaaaaataaataaaaaataaattacacattaaaaaattaaattaaattaataaaaataaaatcagtaAACAAAACtaaccctaaattaattaacaaatacaTATTAACCCCAATTCCCCCAAATTCCCAAATAATTAAATTCCCCAAACCCAAACAAGAACAACAAACCCAGAATCAAAAATCCAAAAAATCaatttcatcttcaaccttcaaccttcaacAAACGCATCCAACATGAACCCCAGCCACCACAACCCAGAAAAACCACCCCCACCTCCAGCCAGCTCAACAACCCTGCAACCCCACCCATACCCATACCCATACCCAACATCCAAAACCAAACTCAAGCAGTCGCTGACCTGACGTCCTCACCCTCTCTTATCTCTTTGCCCCTCTGCGATTTGGGGCTTGATTCAGAACTATGAAGACGAGATTGAAGAAGGTAATGCAGAAACACGAattcttctctctctttctctggaTCTCTTGTTGGGGTTTTTGGATTTTAGGATTCTCGTtcatctctctcctccttcatCTTGGATTTAGGGAATCTGGGTTTGGGTTTTTAGATTTGGGGTTTCAGTGGGTGCTTTGGGTGTGTTTCCTGTAGATGGGGATGAATTTCTGGTTTCCATTGTaaagtttttggaaaattttggCTTAATTAGTTATAATTTTAGCTATAAGATGAAGACGATTTGGGGttcccaaccaacacacaatgtttaatgcttttcttcattttattttgatttcttgGGGATTCATTCCTTTTCCTATTGCTGTTGTCGTTGCTCGCTTAAATTATCAAGTGAATTCTATCTTTAGTCTTATAACCAATCCAATCTATGTCTCAGAAGTTTCAGAACGGGCTTCAGCAACTTAAAATGAAGGACATGgtagagatgaagatgatttttgaagatgaagattattTAGGTTTAATGTAggggaattgattttgttaattagttTAGGCTTAGATTTgtttattagttttatttttgttaattaaattaaaatgtgtaatttactttttattttttatttatttttaaaattcacgTATGCATATTTATCCCAGTCAGCAATCCAAATCATCattcgccggagctccgggctccggcgagaaCCTGCCCCGAACAATTTACAAACAAGAGGatctttttcaataatttttccggcgagaGACCTAGGTCAGACGACGACACAAAAACAGGGAATAATATAATGCTTAACCCTAaagtaaaattaataatttaaaaattgcaaaaacaaatcagaaaaatatattaaaatatgttaatatattataaaatatatttgaaatatatttaatatatttagatTTAGAATATTAAtgttattttatatataataacaataattttctttctttccattctccattcaaccaaacaaaggGAGAGAGAGGTCATAACAAACAACCTTCAAAAATCACTTTATTTCTCACTTATTTCTCTTTACTcatcttctctactctctcttctctgtcAAACAAAATGTTTGGTGATGATCGAGGTACAAGTTAGGTGATTACCATCTTAGGTAAACTTTGGAATGCCTCATATATCAGAAAGTGGTGTGGGATCTTAGGATTGGTGCCAATTAATTGTGCGTCATGGATGTTTTACCATCTCACATGGTGGTTTGTTTTGCCCAAGGCTATGTGGGCTCTCATTGGTCGCATCTTTTCATGTTACATGCACATTAATTTGAATTAATCATGGGGTTAGTGGGTTTGACCTTTCTGTTTAGGCGGGTGGAAAGATGGATTTTCCCTTGTCATTCACTCCATATAAAAGATGAAACTCATTCTAGAATTTTCCCTTCCTTCTCTAGAGATTCTACCGCGATGGTTCTCAGTTGCAACAAGCAAATTCCCACGATTTTTAGGCATTTTATACCATTTTTCTCCTCATCGTCGTGTAGTGATGGTGTTTCCTAGTGTTCTTTCGCTTTCCTCCATCTAAAAGAAAGTATATTCTCCATCTTTCTtccctttatttattttttggtggGAATAGAAGTTGTGAGGGAGTTAAGGAAATAGGAGAGTGTAAAGCAATGGGGTTTCTTTCGGGATCCTTCCTAGGCCTCCTTAATCTTAGTAGGTTTTATTTCGTTTGAGGCTTGGATTGGATCTAAGGTACAACACAAATGTTAGAGCTCCCTCGTAGACCTTGTGCTCAACTTCAAGGATGTAGCGAGGTTGCTCGCGACATCATAATGCTTGGGGTGCGTAGAGTTCTTACTGTCAGGTTTATGATTTCTATTTGAAAGTGGGACGAATATAGATTGAGTATTGACTCTAGTTACTCCTCTGCATATCAAACCCAGACAATGGCGCGACGAATGTTTTTCCTCAAGATTCCTCCTAGAGTGGAAGAATATGCATTCGTGGATTGCAAAATTTTGTGCATGCCGACATGCTTTGTTGTTTGGGATGCATCCAAGTTATGTGTGTCGGCTGGAATACCCGAGGGGGTGGTTATGGAGTTTTTATTCCATCGTAGACCGAGAGgtatcttcattttttttctaaacaatattaattaaaattgtgATTGAATGTGTACCGATACTTCTCTAGGAAACTCAATGTGTGTTTTCCATTCTATGAGTTTGAGATATCAGTCCTACACTACCTTAATGTTGCTCTGGCCCAACTGCACCCCTAGGCATAAGACTTCGTCTGAGGTTTTGAGGGGCTATACAAGGTTTTAGGCCAACCGAGGCCTTCTTAAGCACTTATTTTCAGTCTTTTCCACATTGTTAGAATCATGAGCTCTTAAGGGAATTTGTGGATTCACCCTCTAGGTTCCAACGGTTTCACATTCATCAAACCCTAGAATTACTCATATCGTGACTTCAAGGATGCACTTTTCAAGGTGGCTCTGGTTGAGGATACCCGAGCGTGTTGGGAAGTCTGGTGCGATGATGGATGGCGAGATCAATTATCCTTGGCCTGGTCGCAATTACACTTATTACTTTCTTTACAAAACTTTCAAAACATAGAATTTACTACTAAAACTTATGTTTTATAAATtgtatcatcaaaacataattAACTAGACTTTTTTCAGATTTAACATGATTAACATTACCTTTGACTCTATTTTAACTTTTATCTATAAagatttatatttaatatttaatatgtaTTGGATTATTTATAGTTTCATTTAaggtattttcatttttttctaaaaaatattaattaaaattgcgATTAAATATTACCATTACAACAATCAAAAAAATATTACCATTACACTAATTTTTATGATCGTTACACGAGTTtgtatataataatattttaattcgTGCAATACATGTGTAGtgcacaatttttttaaatatattaaaatttgaaattagacttgataaaaaaaaattaaatataatttatattgacAATGTTAACTACTAGATTCTAGCTTCctgaataaaatttaaaaaattagaatcaagtagcttttttttttgttacagaatCAAGTACCTTAATTTAACTTCTTGACACCAtttcaaaaaaggaaaaaaaaaacttattcacACAACATTATTCTAGAACCTAAGCATACCTACAAGAGATTAGAATCCGGTTGTTATAAATCATCTACTTCTATGTCTAGAATCTAGatgttttatttcatatttggaAAATTCTCCCCTTTTTCTAAGTGCCTAACTTTTTTCTGAATTCAAAAAAATGAATTAGATTTtcatgaaaacaaaaaaaaaatcctagaATCGTATTACTTGaatatttatgaaaaataaaacattatATCTAAATTTTGTTATAcataattatgatttttttttttgaaagtaacttCTAAAAATTACAATCATTGTTCCAATTTTGGATCACAGACCTAATTAAGTATTTAATTTACTTTCtatcattttttaatattattataaagaCCTTTACTATAAATTCTCATTAACTTTTTCATTAATCTTGTGATGAATATAATGGACAGTGATCAATGTCATTTATTTATTAGAAAAAAACTATggcatttttttttggataggACAAAGATTTATTAAAAGCACAAGAAGTGCCCATGAGTAACAAAGTACAAGTTAATTCCCCAAGAAACAGGGAACAGAGAAAAGAAACAGAGCAATGGGGAGGGAGAAAACATAGGAAAAGTAAGAAAAGGCCACCTAATTACACCATAAATATAGAACTACATAGACAAGAGGTCGTGTGACACACAATTCACTATGTGAATTGTTATTAAGACCCCATCCCTATTTAGACCCCCAAAAATATGGGAAATGTCTAAAATActcttaatgaaaaaaaattgaaaaataccCCTCCCTCCATCCTCACCTTCTTCCTAATGATTTGTTAAACCCCCCCTCCCCCCCTCTCACCACatactctttcttcttccaaacTCACTCTCAACTTCCCACATTGTTGCcggccaccgcctccaccacccacGCCACCGCCGCCGTCGTCCTCACCCAACACCATCACCAACGTCGCCCCCGCGGTCGTCGTTGTCACCCGACTTCTCCTACCTCGTTGTCGTCGTCATCTGTGAAGGTACTATACTCTAATCCCGATCTAGATCTATCACACTCTCATTAAGCGTGAGCACCGTACTCTTTGTGTGCGTCAGGTTCGCACCCTGAGAGTGCGACAGGGACGCACACTGATAGTGCGTTTATCTGTTATATTTATCCAGACGCATTGTTTAACCGCGTCGCTATCGCACTTATAAGATGCGTTTGTGACGCGCTTTCAACGTGCGATTAATACATTTCTGGCCtgtaacagaaacagtaaacaatttGCATATTTTCTTTTGCATTTCAGGATGAGTCTCCCTGAGTCATATGAAGTGAACATACCACAATAAAGGCAATTAGCCAATGTAGAAGATATACATGATGTGCCAATTGCAGCGGACTACACAGAACAATTTACCACAGACAGGGTATTTTCATAACCAATGAGTGAGTTTATGTCAAATAAGTTGAATTTATATGTGATGTGTATATGTGTTAATATTTAGTAGGTTTTTGCTACTCGGGAGGAGCTTTTGGATTGGGCTAAGAATGTAGGAAAGCAACATGGCTTTGTGATCATAATTAGAAGGTCTGATTGTGGGAGCAAGGGTCGTGGGAGTAAAGGCAGACAGGTGGCTACTTTGGTGTGCGAGATGAGTGGAAAGTACAAACCATACAAGCCTGTGTTGGTGCGGAAGGGGACAGGAACCAAGAAATGTGATTGTCCGTTCAGGCTCAAGGCGAGATACACATCAGAAGATGGTTTGTGGAGGTTGACTGTAGTACGTGGCGACCACAACCATCAGCCAGCCGAGACTCTGGTTGGCCATGCCTATGTCGGTCGCCTTACAAGTCAAGAAAAGGATATGGTTGCTAAAATGGTTGACAATAGAGTGAAGCCAGGTAACATGTTGCTTGCATTGAAGGATGCCAACCCTCAGAATGTGACTACCATAAGGCAAGTGTACAATGAGCGGATGGCACACATTAGGGCCAAGAGGGGACAGTTGTCAGAGATGCAGCACTTGATGAGGTTGTTGGAGGAAGACAGGTACACGCACTGGTCCAGAACTGAAGAGGGTTCCACGGTGATCCGGTCCTTATTCTGGGCCCATCCAGTTTCCATCCAACTATTCAACCAATTTCCTACTGTTGTCTTGCTTGATAGCACGTACAAGACCAACAAGTATATGATACCATTGTTGGAGATGGTTGGCATGACATCAGTTGGATTCACATACACAATCAGTTTTGGCTACATGTGCAATGAACGTGAACCTGAAGTTACATGGGCACTTGAAAAACTAAGGGGGTTGCTACTTAAAGAAGAGGACATGCCTAAAGTCATGGTTACTGACAAAGACACTGCTTTGATGACGTAGTTACAACCACATTCCCTACAGCAGCTCACCTGCTATGCCAATTCCATATTGCAAAGTGTGTGAAGGCAAAGTGCAAGCTCACTATCCAAGACAAGGGGATGTGGGATGATGTCGGGGACGCATGGAATAGAGTCATGTATGCCGAGTCAGCGGAGGAGTTTAATGCAGGCATGGAATTCTTATGTTCACTTGTTGGGGAGCACTCTGACCTCATGAATTACATTAAGGAAACTTGGTTGCCATTTAAGCACAAGTTTGTGAAGTATGCGATTGACCGTTACATGCACATGGGTAACACAACTACTAACAGGTACATTCTTAGACACTGACATTTCAATAAGTTTGCTACATTCATTAAGTATATATTAATGTGCACGTTATAACTTTGCACAGGGTTGAAGGTGCACACGCAAAACTGAAAGCGTGCATCAAAGATAGCAAGATTGACATGTGTGCGGCTTGGGCAGCTATACATAGGTGCACACTTCTCCAGCATACAAGGATTAATGCTACTTTTCAGGCAAGTATCTTCATCAGAGAGCATACGCTTAAGGACAAGTTGTACGACAACCTACGTGGTGTAGTCTCAAGATATGCCCTCATGTTGATCGCAAAGGAGAAAGCGCGCGTTGGAAAATGCGGCTGCACTATCAGGAGGATACACGACCTACCTTGCTCATGTCGCCTTGGTATGATGAACACTATTCCATTGACAGCATTGGAGGAGGCTTACATCAACATCTGCACCTGTTGAATCCCAACCTGTTTTGGGATTGAGCATTGCGACAGAGTTAGAAGTCATTGCAAAGATGTTTGAAGAAGCTAATGTTTCAAGAAGACAAACTATCAAAGAGAGGCTTCAGGAGATTGCATACCCGGATCAGACTTCTATGTGTCCTCCTCCAAACAAGTTGCCTACAAGGGGTCGGCCCAATGAACCTAAGGGTTCTACCAGACGCATTCATTGTTCTTGGGAGAATGTTGATGCAGTACATGGGTCAAAGCAAGGTAGCAACTCATCAGCTCCACAAGGCAAGAGGCGTAATACCCGGTCAACAAAACGGAAGAGCATTCCTTCCAATCAATCTGCacctaagaagagaagcaagAGGATAGCAAGCGAGTCAGCTCAGCTCCCGCCACAGCACCAGAAAGGCAAAGTTTACTCGGCCAACTACATCCATGAAGTGCCCGAATTCCTCCGTGAGTATGTCATTGATATTCacaatgttgaagatgatggtaATTGTGGGTATAGATGCGTTTCTTCCTTGATGGGTAAGGGAGAACAAAATTGGAAGCAAGTCCGAGAAGACATGATAAAGGAGCTTACATTACGGCAAGGTGTTTATCATGGTATGTATGACACCAAAAAACATTACGAAAAAGTACTACAAGTCTTGCATCTTGCTCCAAATGAGTTTGCAACGGAGGAGAAGTGGTTATCCGTGCCGGATATGGGCCACATTGTTGCTACGATGTACCAGGTTGTGTTCGTGACCTTGTCGAATTGGGGGGGGGGCGCCACCTACTTCCCTCTCACCGGTCCAGTGCTACATCCGTCAGAGCACCGGATTAAATGTTTACTCCTTGTCAACAACAACCACTGGGTGAAGGTACTGCTCAATATTACATTTAGTATGAATTTACCTTACATTACATGAACTTTATGAGATATTTAACAATATAATTGATCATTATGTAGGCGCTTATTTCAACTGACTTTCCTTTGCCAACGGTTAA
This window harbors:
- the LOC130713106 gene encoding protein FAR1-RELATED SEQUENCE 6-like — its product is MARRMFFLKIPPRVEEYAFVDCKILCMPTCFVVWDASKLCVSAGIPEGVVMEFLFHRRPRVSFKVFATREELLDWAKNVGKQHGFVIIIRRSDCGSKGRGSKGRQVATLVCEMSGKYKPYKPVLVRKGTGTKKCDCPFRLKARYTSEDGLWRLTVVRGDHNHQPAETLVGHAYVGRLTSQEKDMVAKMVDNRVKPGNMLLALKDANPQNVTTIRQVYNERMAHIRAKRGQLSEMQHLMRLLEEDRYTHWSRTEEGSTVIRSLFWAHPVSIQLFNQFPTVVLLDSTYKTNKYMIPLLEMVGMTSVGFTYTISFGYMCNEREPEVTWALEKLRGLLLKEEDMPKVMVTDKDTALMT